The following proteins come from a genomic window of Edaphobacter sp. 4G125:
- a CDS encoding MFS transporter — protein sequence MQTLESRRTDKKRQGRIRWGIAWTLFLSTVINYISRQSFSVLSPAISTQLHFTHEDLAKIFGAFQFAYALAWLVGGPILDRIGVRKGLSFAVILWSAVNALSAFVGSVTGFVVTRFLLGIGEGFNWPGASKTVAEWFPDEERGMAVAIFDSGSSIGGALASIALPVIALWMGWRSAFFFTGLLGFLWLALWLYVYHPLDAHPRLSEGEKQVILTGRSTAHTADRDVSWLRLLANRNVWGIILGRSLTDPIWWFYVFWLPQYLSDARGFSLKQLAAFGWIPFAAADLGNLTAGYVSAFAIRHGIPVLRARILICIVSCIPMLAGIPAARTSSPSAAMALVCIALWGFASWSTMGLTFPSDLLPQGVVATATGLSGFAAGLAGTAFTILVGNTVSKFGYTPAFFVAALMPVLATVSVVVLLRSPMTYPEMMNPS from the coding sequence ATGCAGACATTGGAATCCAGAAGAACGGACAAAAAGCGTCAAGGACGCATCCGCTGGGGTATTGCGTGGACTCTGTTCCTCTCGACCGTCATCAACTACATCAGCCGTCAGAGCTTCTCGGTGCTGTCTCCTGCAATCTCGACTCAACTGCATTTCACGCATGAGGACCTAGCCAAGATCTTTGGGGCGTTTCAGTTTGCGTATGCTTTGGCCTGGCTGGTCGGTGGTCCCATCCTCGATCGAATAGGAGTGCGGAAAGGGCTGAGCTTCGCGGTCATTCTTTGGTCCGCGGTGAATGCCCTGAGCGCGTTTGTGGGATCTGTTACGGGGTTTGTCGTCACGCGCTTTCTTCTTGGAATAGGAGAAGGGTTCAACTGGCCAGGGGCATCGAAGACGGTCGCCGAGTGGTTTCCCGACGAGGAGCGCGGCATGGCTGTTGCGATCTTCGATAGTGGGTCGAGTATTGGTGGGGCATTGGCATCGATAGCTTTGCCTGTCATTGCATTGTGGATGGGATGGCGTTCTGCGTTTTTCTTTACGGGATTATTAGGGTTTCTATGGCTGGCCCTGTGGCTCTATGTCTACCATCCGCTCGATGCGCATCCGCGCCTCAGCGAGGGAGAGAAGCAGGTGATTCTGACTGGGCGCTCAACCGCCCATACTGCGGACCGGGATGTCAGCTGGCTACGTCTGCTCGCAAACAGAAATGTGTGGGGCATCATCCTTGGGAGATCCCTGACCGATCCGATCTGGTGGTTCTATGTCTTCTGGCTGCCACAGTATCTCTCCGATGCGCGGGGCTTTTCACTCAAGCAGCTGGCTGCGTTTGGCTGGATTCCTTTTGCGGCGGCAGACCTTGGAAACCTGACGGCCGGTTATGTCTCGGCATTTGCAATTCGCCATGGTATTCCGGTGTTGCGCGCCAGGATTCTTATTTGCATCGTCAGCTGCATTCCCATGCTTGCAGGTATCCCGGCTGCTCGAACCTCAAGCCCGTCGGCTGCAATGGCTTTGGTCTGCATCGCGCTATGGGGATTTGCGAGTTGGTCCACGATGGGACTCACTTTCCCTTCAGACTTGCTGCCTCAGGGCGTTGTAGCCACTGCTACAGGTCTTAGCGGTTTTGCCGCTGGGCTTGCTGGCACAGCATTCACCATTCTCGTGGGGAACACGGTTAGCAAGTTCGGATATACACCCGCATTTTTTGTCGCCGCGCTAATGCCTGTACTGGCGACTGTAAGTGTCGTTGTGCTTTTGCGATCGCCAATGACATATCCAGAGATGATGAATCCGTCCTGA
- a CDS encoding LacI family DNA-binding transcriptional regulator, producing MKRRTKSAKPADAGKVGLKHVAVRAGVSISSASRVLSGSRRVDDRTRDAVLEAANALGFDLSKSQKEKSLAFLLCNRTMHDAFHTRILMGAEAACAEHGWEMIFLSFNYSPHVPWKELHLPRVVQRHDVVRAVLLAGTNSANLMELLVHKNVNFVTLGNNVLGTPPQLKPDMVYSDDVQGGYDITRYLINSGHERIWYVGNIRLPWYARCYEGYEQAMKEAQLKPQISSIDSQDNAEIGYLGTKSILANGNATAIFCGSDFASHGVYRALRDSGLRIPEDISVAGCNDTVGNWLYPGLTTIREFPEQIGKKMVEAVLNRIAHPNTLPQKIVIPTEFVRRDSCRELRSGS from the coding sequence ATGAAACGCAGGACAAAGTCAGCCAAACCGGCAGATGCGGGTAAAGTTGGCCTTAAACATGTGGCTGTCCGCGCAGGCGTCAGTATCTCGAGTGCCTCCCGGGTACTAAGTGGCAGTCGTAGAGTTGACGATCGAACGAGAGATGCAGTCCTCGAGGCGGCCAATGCGCTTGGCTTCGATCTATCGAAGTCGCAAAAAGAAAAATCCCTTGCCTTTCTGTTATGCAATCGCACGATGCATGATGCCTTTCACACCCGCATTTTGATGGGCGCGGAGGCTGCATGCGCCGAACACGGATGGGAGATGATCTTTCTCTCCTTCAATTACTCCCCGCATGTGCCTTGGAAGGAACTTCATCTCCCTCGCGTCGTCCAACGGCACGATGTAGTCCGTGCCGTGCTACTCGCTGGGACCAACTCCGCCAATCTCATGGAACTGCTCGTTCACAAGAACGTCAACTTCGTCACATTAGGAAACAACGTCCTGGGAACGCCGCCTCAGCTCAAGCCTGACATGGTCTATTCTGACGACGTTCAGGGCGGCTACGACATAACGCGATACCTCATCAATAGCGGTCATGAACGCATCTGGTATGTCGGCAATATACGGCTGCCGTGGTATGCCCGCTGCTACGAGGGTTATGAACAGGCGATGAAAGAGGCGCAGCTCAAACCCCAGATCTCATCGATCGATTCACAGGACAACGCTGAGATCGGCTACCTGGGTACCAAGTCCATCCTAGCGAACGGCAACGCTACAGCGATCTTCTGTGGAAGCGATTTTGCCTCCCATGGCGTTTACCGTGCTCTACGCGACAGCGGTCTTCGTATTCCCGAAGACATCAGCGTCGCAGGCTGCAACGACACGGTAGGCAATTGGCTGTATCCAGGCTTGACCACCATTCGAGAGTTTCCGGAACAGATTGGGAAAAAGATGGTGGAGGCAGTGCTCAATCGCATCGCCCACCCCAACACACTGCCGCAAAAGATTGTCATTCCAACGGAGTTCGTTCGAAGGGACTCTTGCCGGGAGCTCCGTTCAGGAAGCTGA
- a CDS encoding 6-phosphogluconolactonase, with amino-acid sequence MVESYVDNCILGNADADKTSNEILRLARDRETFGVIFATGASQFETLRHLRKRVDLPWHKIIGFHLDEYVGLTPEHGASFRGYLREALPLSKMKAFYELDGTSSNPDKTAEQYAARLREVNPSLCLLGIGENGHLTFNDPWEADFNDPKDVRLVNLDDQCREQQYAEGWFDSIADVPLRALTLTVPAIMRVPMLIAGVPGKRKAAIVKKVFDAPITPGCPATILGTHPNATLYLDTESSTGITSLLHE; translated from the coding sequence TTGGTCGAATCATATGTTGACAATTGTATTTTAGGAAATGCAGATGCCGACAAAACATCCAACGAGATCCTGCGGCTTGCCCGTGACCGCGAAACGTTTGGCGTCATCTTCGCAACAGGCGCCTCTCAGTTCGAAACCCTGCGCCATCTCCGGAAGCGAGTAGACCTTCCATGGCATAAGATTATCGGCTTCCATTTGGATGAATATGTTGGCCTCACACCGGAACATGGCGCTTCGTTTCGAGGCTATCTTCGGGAGGCGCTTCCTCTGTCGAAGATGAAGGCATTCTATGAACTGGACGGAACCTCTTCGAATCCCGATAAGACTGCGGAGCAATACGCTGCCAGGCTTCGCGAGGTGAATCCCTCCTTGTGCCTGCTTGGCATCGGCGAGAACGGCCACCTGACTTTCAACGATCCATGGGAGGCCGACTTCAATGATCCTAAGGATGTCCGTCTCGTCAATCTTGACGATCAGTGCCGCGAGCAGCAATACGCCGAAGGCTGGTTCGACAGTATTGCCGACGTTCCCCTTCGTGCGCTTACCCTAACTGTTCCCGCGATCATGCGAGTTCCCATGTTGATCGCCGGTGTTCCCGGCAAGCGTAAAGCAGCAATTGTCAAAAAGGTTTTCGACGCACCGATCACGCCAGGTTGTCCTGCAACCATTCTTGGCACTCATCCGAACGCAACTCTGTATCTCGACACCGAATCTTCGACGGGGATCACTTCTTTACTCCACGAATAA
- a CDS encoding sugar phosphate isomerase/epimerase family protein yields MRISRRFFLHSTAITAAVTSMRRALPAASFVASPTECTFRMAVITDEISQDFGEACETATRQMGLGWVEIRTLWGKNITLLDEKEIAEAKKILKKNQLKITNLGSPLFKVPWPHSDQADNKLGKLDRGSFDNEFGFKQQDEVLERCISLCKQLDTERIRCFDFLALKDQKPYRDAINAKLRQASEKCEKHKVILVLENEESCNTQTAEQAIEVLKAVPNRNFMLNWDPANEAAVGGQPFPQGWSLLPKDRIGHVHCKDVVRKNGSYVWSPIGGGVMDWVGQFRALAAAGYHLGVSLETHWRGPGTKEEATQKSMDGLKSALRQAEIPCSRVLQL; encoded by the coding sequence ATGCGGATTTCAAGACGATTCTTTCTTCATAGTACCGCGATCACCGCCGCGGTCACATCGATGCGCCGTGCATTGCCAGCAGCTTCTTTTGTCGCTTCTCCTACTGAATGTACCTTTCGCATGGCGGTCATCACTGATGAAATCTCCCAGGATTTCGGAGAAGCTTGCGAGACGGCCACCCGGCAGATGGGGCTGGGGTGGGTTGAGATTCGAACTCTCTGGGGAAAAAACATTACGCTTCTCGACGAGAAGGAGATTGCAGAGGCGAAGAAGATTCTCAAAAAGAATCAGCTTAAGATCACCAATTTAGGCAGCCCTCTCTTCAAAGTTCCCTGGCCACACTCTGACCAGGCTGACAACAAACTCGGGAAGCTCGACCGGGGATCCTTCGACAATGAATTTGGCTTCAAGCAGCAGGATGAGGTTCTCGAGCGTTGCATCTCTTTATGCAAACAGCTCGATACGGAGCGCATCCGCTGCTTTGACTTTCTGGCGCTCAAGGACCAAAAGCCTTATCGCGATGCCATCAATGCAAAACTGCGACAAGCCTCCGAAAAATGTGAGAAGCATAAGGTTATTCTCGTCCTCGAAAATGAGGAGAGTTGCAACACCCAAACTGCAGAACAAGCTATAGAAGTTCTGAAGGCGGTACCCAATCGGAACTTCATGTTGAACTGGGATCCCGCAAATGAGGCTGCGGTCGGCGGGCAGCCTTTCCCTCAGGGATGGTCTTTGCTGCCAAAGGATCGTATCGGTCACGTGCACTGCAAAGATGTAGTTCGCAAGAATGGTTCCTACGTCTGGTCGCCAATCGGTGGGGGCGTCATGGATTGGGTCGGACAATTTCGCGCTCTCGCTGCTGCGGGATATCACCTCGGCGTAAGCCTTGAGACGCACTGGCGTGGTCCAGGCACCAAAGAAGAAGCAACACAGAAAAGTATGGACGGTCTCAAATCTGCACTTCGCCAAGCGGAGATTCCTTGCTCTCGCGTTCTCCAGCTCTAA
- a CDS encoding Gfo/Idh/MocA family protein, which produces MQANSIGRRQFLSGIAATAASQALPHRVLGQTNRIIGANDRIRIGLIGAGSRGTEDLRSALRQHNVECAAVADVFSLHRERMKHTYPFIDTYDDPRRLLDRKDIDAVINATPLHVHSKYFLDTLSAGKDLYCEKTMTWNIPEAEACLRAAKASKQIVQIGLQDATAGSLLDAKDWIANGLTGKITMVESWMSRNTKHGVGQWRRPIPKECTASNVNWKLFLDGRKLETFDAEKFINWRLYWSFSGGNTAENMVHQLAWVIEAMNLPLPKAAAMTGGIFSVRDGREVPDTISVTIEYPNDFVFVWQSVFNNKFYGMGERFLGSDGTIEHLSGSNNMITGPADTSQDKESEENAPGPVRYYPETLNNPNGTPLLGKNPGENHMAHWVARLRDRKQPAASVELGYRSALGVHMANLSYRQKRRITLEEALAMPASAYLSH; this is translated from the coding sequence ATGCAAGCAAACAGTATCGGACGTCGTCAATTTCTTTCCGGGATCGCCGCGACTGCCGCCAGTCAGGCCCTCCCCCATCGCGTGCTCGGCCAAACCAACCGTATCATAGGCGCTAACGATCGCATCCGTATCGGCCTCATCGGTGCCGGATCGCGAGGAACAGAAGACTTGCGTAGCGCTCTTCGTCAGCACAATGTCGAATGTGCTGCCGTTGCCGATGTTTTCTCACTCCACCGCGAGCGGATGAAGCACACTTATCCATTCATTGATACCTATGATGATCCTCGCCGTCTTCTTGATCGCAAGGACATTGACGCTGTCATCAATGCAACACCGCTTCATGTCCACTCGAAGTACTTTCTCGATACACTCTCGGCCGGCAAGGATCTCTATTGCGAAAAGACCATGACCTGGAATATTCCCGAAGCTGAGGCCTGCCTGAGAGCTGCAAAGGCATCCAAGCAAATTGTTCAAATCGGGCTTCAAGATGCTACGGCCGGTTCACTACTCGATGCAAAAGATTGGATCGCGAATGGGCTCACCGGCAAAATCACCATGGTGGAATCCTGGATGAGCCGTAACACGAAGCATGGTGTCGGACAGTGGAGACGCCCCATCCCCAAGGAGTGCACCGCCTCCAATGTCAATTGGAAGCTCTTTCTCGATGGCCGTAAGCTCGAAACCTTCGACGCCGAGAAATTCATCAACTGGCGGCTGTATTGGAGCTTCTCCGGCGGGAATACCGCGGAAAACATGGTCCACCAGCTTGCGTGGGTGATCGAAGCTATGAACCTGCCTCTTCCCAAAGCCGCAGCCATGACGGGCGGCATCTTCTCCGTCAGGGATGGACGTGAAGTACCAGATACGATCTCGGTCACAATCGAATACCCAAACGATTTTGTCTTTGTCTGGCAGTCTGTCTTCAACAATAAATTCTACGGTATGGGAGAACGCTTCCTTGGAAGCGATGGAACGATTGAGCACCTTAGTGGCTCGAATAATATGATCACCGGACCTGCGGATACGAGCCAGGATAAAGAGAGCGAAGAAAACGCCCCTGGGCCAGTTCGCTACTATCCCGAGACACTCAATAACCCCAATGGCACGCCACTACTTGGCAAAAACCCCGGCGAGAATCATATGGCTCACTGGGTCGCCCGTCTCCGCGACCGCAAGCAACCCGCCGCTTCTGTAGAGTTGGGCTACCGGTCTGCTCTCGGAGTGCACATGGCAAATCTGTCTTATCGGCAGAAGAGGCGCATCACTCTCGAAGAAGCGCTTGCAATGCCGGCAAGCGCCTATCTTTCGCACTAA